aggattgggaagatccaggacttaggcaaaaacatttgaacaacaacttctcagtcactcccccccctttctgctgaagcccaaaACTTTCTCCTAAgctcctccccccacaagggagaattaatgcgTGTGAATGATCAgggattgacacacagttagacacccccttgaccttgattggtgcatctgaacagggaacTGTGGATTTTTGGAAATTACACTaaaggctgtaggtggtgccagaggagccggatttctttttttttttttttttataaattacctgctttatgtagttctactccaacatagggtcagtttcagcaaatatccCAGaaagttttataagtcttacctactgcacctttaatggacTAATAGTATTGTATCAGCAGCACTATAATAATACTGACTGGCTATATTAGCAGCATCTGGGACTACAGTTTGGAATATTGCACCTCAGATTTATGTGATCACTGTTCTCACAAAGCTGATATGCCATTGTGTCTTTGTTGCTTTCAGTTCATTCACTAATGCCGCAGTGTTTGAATGGATTTGGCAAAGGGTCACACCATGTACAAAAAGTGTTTTGAACTTAGCCTGAGATTCACCCTTATTCTAATGTGAGCTGCCAAATGAAAGCAAAACTTATTAATAGACTAATTACACACTGTGTATGATAATTACTGtaaattatttaaagttttttggGGCAATCAGAGGATCTGACGCAATATATTTTTAAGTGGTTTtcatgagagagaaaaaaaagaatcctggACTGTATTTCATTGGATTCTTTTACTCTGACTGACTGTGACTCATGTCTTGCTCCCCTGGGTGTGTCACTCTGCAGCTCAGTCCTAAGACAGAAACAATCAGTATGAGAGAAGAAGATGCCAATGTGATGTTTCACAGTCTAATAAATCTAGATAAGACCTAAGCACAGATACAGCAGGGTCCATATATCTGCAGTCTGAGCAGGTTGCCCTGAGTAAAACggtgtcctctttctcttctgtgTCCCTCCTCCCTCAGTGGAAGCAGCGGGGGTAGTAGCAGCAGGGAGAACAGCGGCAGCAGCGGTATTGGCATTCCCATCGCCGTGCCTACACCATCCATCCCCAACTCTGGACCAGGTGAGCTTTGCTAGCTGCACATCACGCAGTGACAGTTACCACAGGCCAGTCAGCCATTCTATCCCTGCTGATATTACATAAAGGCAGGATTGTACCTAACCAGCTTCAGGCATTTTTTAAACCCTGCAATAAATCCTGCCCCACCCTGCCTCACAGTGCTGCAGAGAGTTTTGTTACCCTTTCCCATGCTCCAAACACTGGTTAAAAGAACGCTTTTCggtataaaaaaagaacaaacctCTGCTATTTATATTcctcccaaaaaaaatctgtttataCATTTGGAAGTCTGGTGTGTTTGACCTGTGTGAAATGAGATAACACTCTTTAAATATTGACAGGCAATGATGAGAAAACAGGATGTGCTGTTTGTGCAATGTCCATATCTGTGAGAGAGTTTACTTTCATGCATACATAGAACCGTTGACTAGCACGTAAAACTACATActactatatgactttttattgcaTAAAATAACCCTTTTTAAGGTTATAGTTCGAAATATTTGCTTTAAAATCTAGAAATCAGACATCAGGAAacaattttatttctttaaatataatatataccaATAATAGGCGTTTCTTGACTAGGTGTAAATGTAACATGGGAAGTGAGACTATGCAACACAAAGGCTATGTTTACCAGACAGGGATTATGCGGGCCCATTGTGTTTTAAGCACAGCTGATTCTCTATCCTACTGTGTAAATAGGCCACGCTGCTGCTGGCTTGCTGCTTTAGAGTGGAACAGTAGGGCCCACATCCCAAGCTACATATAGTACAGCATTACACCATGCACACGCCTTAGATACTACTGCGTTTAACTTTTTACGAAAGATTTGAGCTGAACATCAGGCCAGCAGCGCAGGACTAACCACAGCTCTCCCTGCAAGCCGGTCGCCATGGAAACACTCAATTCATACCACAAAGAAGTGTGTCCAAGTGTGTGCAGTGCCTTAACATAGTCAAAAGTGCTCCTCCGGGCCCCCAAGGGTTCTTGAGTGAAGTGATGTTATGTAACGCGGCGTCGAGGTGCAGGAGGCGGGCCAGGACAGACTGCTTTAAATGGTTACTAATGTAAATACTCCTTTCAGTCCCGCCCATGTTCGCTCCCCCGGGAGCCCCTCCgcctcccccaccccctcctcctcctccactacCTCCTCCCGCTCCTCTCATGGCCGGGCTCGGCCCcccagcaccaccaccaccaccagcagctaTAGGTGAGACTCCTCGACCCCCTAGGCCGCTCCTGTTGCCTTTGCTGTCCCGATGGTGGATAATCAGCACGTCTGCTGGGATCTTCTTATGGTGGAGATGCACTAATAAGGGTGTTGTGCTTATGTGGATGGGTGTCTGACTGTTTGTACACACTACAAGCAAGAGGTTCGGATTCTTACTTTCTGTGCAATCATGTCATCACGCTGGAGCTCAGTTTTGTGCAGAATATTTGAGCTGCATCTACATTGTTTTATATTAAATTGAGTAAACAAAGCTTGCTAAAAAACCCACTAGTTAattaaaatgtacataaaaaactgaaatgcttacaaataaatgaatacaactATTCTCCAAACTTCCTTTtgagatatttttttaagttttggagAACACAAAATGTTTTAGTATCCTTAATGTGTTCCCATAGTTTGCACTTTCTAGGTAGAACTGTTGCTCATTAGATCATTCTGCACATCAGTCTGATTCCTGGTTGTTCAGCTCCGTAGGTAATGACTTTCTGAACGTCTTGCTCGCAGTGTGAACAGACCGTATATATGTGCTTCTGTTTGGAGACACAACAGGTTACATACTGTTCTATGTGCGAAAGCTTGTTTTTCTATCCAGTTCAGTAACATTTTTCTCAATCCTCAGTGGTGGTGGTGCTGATCTGCTATAATTGGTAATTGGTAATAAAAGTCTCATATCACCTAAGGCCTGGCAAAAGTTAATAACTGCCTGCAGAATCACTAAAATTCTCCATCTTACATTTGACCTCAAGCCCCTGCATTGACAGAGCAGATGATAAATTTTACAACCTAAATTCAAGACATAAATTTAAGCCCTCCGAGCTGAGGCACTGGCAGAATGTGGACAGTGTTTCCAtacaaagatatatatatatatatatatatatatatatatatatatattcaccgAGAAGACCCATGTTGGCCATTAAGATTGTTTTATGTGCATATCTGACCATACAATTTATTAGAATTGGATACAgattttaaacttaatttcacaaaaatacacaacacaCCTCAAATTGCAAAACGCCATACTAACAACATTAAACTAGCTAGCATGGTAGGAGAGTTGACCCTAATTCTAAAATAATAGACCTACTACTGACTCTTAACGGTTTTCTATTTACTGTataaactagaagggcactcggagagcgcagacctccgccaaggcatgccctatctcaAAATGTTAACGCtgtgtgaattttcccagttGGGAAGTCATTGTTCTGATAATTCCGACGCCACATGAAGgcagcacaaatgccctatcttgcaatgttaaagaaagtgaaaagtaatttgtgtatctGCCCCATAATTTGGATCcacttccttggcccatgctacaacCTTCCATCAGGTTGAATTAAAATAAGGCCAGTAGTTTATTCTGTAAGCCTGCTGAccgacaaacaaacaaacaaaccgagCCAAAAACACCTCTTTGGCGGAGTAAAAGCAATGCCTACATTTACAAAGCATTGTCCGTTAACTCTATTGTTTGGCCccctaaaataattatattgAATGTTATTTTACAGCTTGTGATGCCACAGTGACTTCCTATTATCATAGCTAGTTGCTTTTGATTGGCATGGTTCCTAGCAACAGGTTAAAACGACTAAAGTCTTAACAAGCCGAGACATTTTCTAAGTTTCAATGGTGCAACCTAAGAAAATGACTACCTTGAAATTAGCTAGCAGTTACTAAGAACTTAAAACGTAAAGGATGTGCGACAGCAAGACTCACAGCTGATGtcacataagtgtgtgtgtgtgtgtgtgtgtgtgtgtgtgtgtgtgtgtgtgtgtgtgtgtgtgtgtgtgtgcgtgcgtgtgcgtgcgcaaTCGACAGCAGTAATCTTGAGCAAGATGATCACTTAAAACATGCACTTTTCATCCTCACAACATCAATGCACACTTTCAGCTCTAATAACTTCTGCCGTTGACAATATGGAGAAGTCTGTTTGCTCCTGTGTTCCTCTGAATCTTTACTTCCTCTGGTTCCACCCATCCCTATCTGAGAGCAGGGCCTCTCCTGAGACACCGTATGTTATCTAGAAACGTGAACAGGAAATACTCCAGCGGTGCAAAATAagtctctcttctctccctcttctgtgttctcacacacacacacacacacacacacacacacacacacacacacacacacacacacacacacacacacacacacacacacacacacacacacacacacacactctgcatcATGAATATTTGAACGTatttaatgttgttgttgtaataatGCTGTTGTTGTTAGAGATGATTTGGTTATTTTTTGACACCTGGTGTTATGTGTGCACTCGATCATGAACTCTCCCCGCCCTCGCAATAGCTCAAATAGACATTTCTAATCAGGTCTAAGTTATTCTCACTCTCGGATCCTTTTGAAACCTGGAGGATCAGTCTGTCCTGTTGCTGCTCTCATCTCTTCGCTCACTGAATCATTTTCCTTTGCTACATTTCTAAAGAACAGGATTTATTCGGATGACCTCCTGGGACTCGTGTTTCATTTTACCCATGATATATATTTCCGTGCAACAGTATAATAAACTAACTGTGTTGCTTCCCTAGTTCACCTGCTTCCTTAAATTGATTGTTGATTGTCTTTTCATAAGGTGTGGGGCTCTAATCAGTATTTATAAGCTCACATTATCTTTTACAATCTTGAGGATTCATGTTTTGggtgcttttttcttcttcttcttctttttcttccttttccccTTTCCGTCTCCTCTGTCTATCCCCACCCCGTCCCTCTTCGGTCCTGCCTatcttccctctctttcttccctGTCTTTGGGTGTTTCTAGTGGTGGCCCCTGGGCCTGGTCTGGGACCCGCTCCAATGTCCCAGTTTGGAACCATCTCGCGGCAGATTTCGCGGCACAACCCCTCCAACTCCTCTGTCTCTATGGTTTCGGCCACGGGCACCTACCGCCGGGCGCCGTCGGTCACTTCCCAGTTCTccttgcagcagcagcaacagctacagcagcaacaactacagcaacagcaacaactacaactacagcagcagcagcagcagcagcagcaacagcctCATATTAATGGAGGCACTCCTGGCTATGGCCAGAACTCAAGTAAGGCCCTTCTGTCTCCAGTCCCATCCTGCTTTATAGATCCTCAACTGTCACTAAAGCACAAAACGacgcattttttcaaatcacGCACAGTCACAAACTAAAGCAAGCTAACCTTTGTAGCCACAGACTAATATTTCATACTTGCGAGAGAGTCACTGCTGTCTTAAGGTCAAGATTGCATTCTTGTCACATTTATTATTCCTTTAAAGGCAGAATGAGTAGGATTTGTCGGTTGCGGTTTGTTAACAACACTCAAAGTTTGCCCCATGCTCAACAAGGGTTACAGCGCTCGCCAGCAGGAGAAAGCCGACCCCAGATTCACTATCGTTTCGGAACTAGCTTTGTCTGCTTGGCGTTTAGCCATGCTATATTTGCTTTGTGATGTGACCGCCATTTTCATAGCTTCCTCTTGAATGAGTGCTTGCGATTGGCATCTAGTCTCTGCAGTTTTATAGAGGTTGACGCCCAGAAATGTCCTGAACACAGCAAAATACAAGCAGAGAgcagggtctctgcagatacagacaccgcCACACACTTCTAGTGGTGATTGagagggtttattttttttgaaattcctACTCATTGTGCCGTTAGTCTTGCAGTGCTGGTTAAGGCTTTTTATCCAACTGTGGGTTAGATAACGTCTGGCTTTAGTATTGATGCAGAATGCCTCATCATTGGATTTTACAGCCGATGCCAAACCAGACAATCGATGTCTGCTAACAacgcaaagtcacagtttttgGCTTCATGCGTTAACCTGTAAATGTATTTCTCTGTTCATTATGTGGGTGTTGATTCTTATAAAACTTAAAATCTAGTCCCCATTTACACTTGGTATGGCGATAACGTGATGAGTATCTGGATACATGGTATGGATTAGGACATCCCATCCGGCGACCTTTGCATTCACAGCGGTTATTAATGAGTTATTAAGGTGTCGTTCATTTTAAAGTCATTCTCTAAAGGGAAGACTTGCTAGATTCTGCCACGACTTGCAGCTTAAGATAGCAGGAAGAAGTGGATTTAGGGGTCCTTTCAACTTGCAGgcaagatttctttttttttccctaaaaATGTGGTCACACTGTATGGATTGCATTCACACCTGGCTGAGATCAGATCACAACGCGAGCCAGATCACCTCCAGATGTGGCCGATTCCGGGCACAATGTTTTCGGCGTGCAttagcatgttttgttttttgttttttttgccaggtGTAAAGGGGGTTCGAGTTCCTTCATCTCCACATGATGATCATCAGCCTCGATGTGCATTCACAGAAGCACTGGGCTTGATGTGTTTTGCCACTGTTGATCGGTCCAAGTGGCCCTAATTTTGGATTGATCAAatgatctgagaaaagtctgaaaaagtaaaaattcaaaGTACTCTGtacataactacaacagatgtGTGGGAGAGTTCAGCAGGTTTGCCTGGGATTTGGGTTGAGGTTGATACACCTCCTAATGCAAACAGCGCCTCCTTCTGGCCATCAGGCGGCCCTCCCTTCTTTTAAATCCATGAGCTGTCCGTGGGAGCTGTCTGAGTGACAGAAATCAAACCTAATCCGCAGTTTATCCCCCCAGCCTCAGTGATCCCCAGAAATCTAATCACACTGGCAGACGTCACTGAACTTTTCAACAATCGGGTCCGATTTGCGGAGACGCTGCAGCTACAGACAAGCTGAATTCATTCATCTGTTGATTTTTGTTTCAATAATtggtcattttaaaaatgttctttaaaACTCTGATTTGGAATTTATAAAGTTTCTGTGAGTCGACGGGTTAATTCATGTGGCTAAGCACTTCAGCGCTCAATCTGTCTCTGTTGCACACCACTCTGCCCTGTTCTATTAGATGTGTACAAGCTCACAAttcttgcgtgtgtgtgtctgtgtcagcgTTGTGTTTGCTTGGGATTGGGGGTACACTCACTCACTTTAACTGTCTGCTGTACATTCTTGGTTACTGATGGGCTttctcttattttttattttttttgtttctttattgctctctttctccgcctttctgtcttttctctgcTGGCTTTCAGTGTCTatcgctcctcctcctccccccatgCCCCAGCTGACTCCACAGATACCTCTGACTGGCTTTGTGGCCAGGATGCAGGAGAGCAGTAAGTGAAGAGGCTAAGACATACTTTTTCTTCTTAATCTGTGCCAACCACACCCAGCATGCATTGTGCTTATTCATCCTCCCCACCTGTCTGTTGAGATCAACTAATACCATCCCTTTGCAACAATGAACCATCCAagaatgtgtctctgtctcattACAGACCTGTCGTGGTTAATACAACTTTTTAAGTAGCTTTATCTGCTGTTTGGAGACAGATTTATTTCCTCTGCTATTAAATTACATTGTTGCTGGTTCTTAGTAGCAGCAGGGGTTTTATACATAGCTCACGTTTTTGGCAGAACAagtatctttttaaaaaaaaaaatatgtgcaGTGGAAAAGCAACCAACTGAGATAGTTGAGACTGCCACAGCACCACCTACTGTTTTTAGTGATTTCTCATAGAGGGGGTTTTATCACTGACTGAAGCTTGGTATTCATATGCTGAATGTAGCACTGCAGGGTTGAGCTGAAGTGAATAATAATGTTTAGGGGGGGAAGTTCCTAAGATCCTCAGCAAAACTGCACTGGAGATGATGGGACTCTttgctgccccctgctggaccAAAACATGCAATACAGTCAAATAGTACAGTCGAGGAATTACTAGTTATTTTATTTCTTGACCAAAAGCAACTTTAGATTTCTGTGGTGTAGATTGGTTAACAAATAACACTTTGTGCAAACCCTCTAACCTACTAAATAGCATGACCCCGCATGTAATAATCATTAGATCATGGCAGTGTTCATAAATCCTGTACAATCCTCTTTTTCAGAGAGCAACAAGAGGCGCATGAAGTACACAAATCACTTAAGAGGCTTACACATGCAGTATCACATCCTATCAAGTGATCCATGGGGTCTTAACAGTGATCTAGCCTGCTTGATgaatttaatattcaaatagCGCACATGCTATCAGTGATTGTGCATGATTCAGCCGCCCCCCTCTCCAGCGCCAGACGCATGTCGACCACTGGTCCTTGACCCTTTGAGCCACTGACTTTCTGCGTCTGTTCACCAGTTGCAGATACTCCTACtccgcctcctcctccgcctccaGACGACCTGCCCATGTTTGACGACTCTCCTCCACCCCCGCCGCCTCCTCCGGTTGATTATGAGGAGGAGGATGCTGCCGTCGTGCAGTACAGCGACCCCTACGCTGATGGAGATCCACAGTGGGCGCCCAAGAGCTACGTCGAGAAAGGTTTGATCCAAAAACGAACACAACGGATTTAGTCTTACACTGCGTACTCACCACCAGTGGTGGAAATGTaactaagtgcatttactcaagtactgtacttaagtacaaatttaaggtattttacttgagtcttttttttttcatgccacttttctacttctactctgctacatttcagagggaagtttgtactttttactccactacattcatctgacatctttagttactagttagtttacaaatgaagatttttgcacacaaaacacagtagGCCTAGtagtagtttataaaatacactgttttgttataaattaaactacccaacaatataaaggCCTACATgcccagctgaaatgattagccgattgaacacttgattgacagaactgttttgatcgtttccagttttccaaaatgtgaggactttttctgcattgagtacttttactttgattaTTTAAGTAagttttcctgatgatacttaagtagcattttcaatgctggacttttactttgtaacagagtatgtttACAGGGGTGTATTAGTACAAACCctaattccaatgaagttgggcaACCAAAGACTGGGAACGTTGAGGAATGctcaaaaaactgtttttttgcctccaacggcgccttccaggcagctaaccctaaacataaccattgccgcgctgcctggaaggcgccgTTGGGGACAAAAAACACCAAACGGTCATGATTGGGTATGAAAGGAGCATCCCCCAAAAGGCTCAGTCGATAACAAGCAAGGATGGGGCGAGGTTCACCTCTTTGTGAACAACTGCGTGAGCAAATAGTCTAACCATTTTAAGAACGTTTCTCAATGTACAATTGCAAGGAATTTTGGGATTTCATCATCTACAATCGATAATATCATCAAAAGATTCAGAGAATCTGGAGAAATCTCTGCACGTAAGCGGCAAGGCCGAAAACCAACATTGAATGCCTGTGACCTCCGATCCCTTAGGCagcactgcattaaaaaaaatatcattaTGTAAAGGATATTACCACGTGGGCTCAGGACCAACCAGATTGTTATCATTGCAAAGTTCAAAAGCCAGCATCTGTGATGGCATGGGGGTGTGTTAGTGCCCATGGCATGAGTAACTTGCACAtctgtgaaggcaccattaatgTGGAAAGGGACATACAGGTTTTGGAGCAACATATGCTGCCATCCAAACAATGTCTTTTTCAGGGATGTCCCCTGCTTATTTCAGCAAGACGATGccaaaaagggagtttttccttgccactgtcggaatagccactgctaatgcttgctcttgagggaattactgtaattgttggggctttgtaaattatagagtgcggctagacctactctatctgtaaagtctctcgagataactctgttatgatttgacactataaataaaatttaattgatgtaacacagtggtaaacatgCCCCCGTCCCAGCTTTTTTAGGAAcatgttgcaggcatcaaattcaaaatgagtgaatatttgcaaaaaacaaaGTTTATCAGTATGACCATTAAATATTGTGTATTTAATTGAATATAAGTTGAAAaagatttgcaaatcattgtattgtttttatttacttttcacACAACATCCCccacttcattggaattggagtttgtacttttacttaagtaatggATCTGAATACTATTTCCACCACTGCGCACTGTTAATCTGAACCAACGTCTCCTTCCGTGTTCCTCAGTGGTGGCCATATACGACTACAGCGCTGACAAGGAGGACGAGTTGAGTTTCAATGAGGGGTCAATCATTTACGTCATCAAGAAGAACGACGACGGCTGGTTCGAGGGCCTCTCCAACGGCGTCACCGGACTGTTCCCCGGCAACTACGTGGAGTCCATCATGCACTACGCCGACTGAAGGGACCTCGCAGTAACAGTAAAGTCTATTTATTCAGTCGTATCATAATCCACTGAGAGACCGACCACATCTCGACTCCTGAGACGCGACTGTATGATCTCCTTTTGATATGACAGAATGTTCTTTCCCTTACTGAttgcaaataaaatgaaaagtgatatctatttagtttattttggtGTTATATGGGCGGGTAGGGGACATTTATGGaatatgttaaataaaataatgtttctaAAGAGTTGGACTGCACATGCTCACGCCGGTTGAACTCAAAGGCAATGGTCACACAGCTGAAGGATGTACGACATCATCTTGCCTGGACAAAATCGATTTGCGATTCAGAACCGAATCCACTGTTAACAAGAGCCTTTGGTTTGATGGAACAAATTAAATGTTACCATGTCACGTAAACACATTCAGTTGAAGTGTTTGTACTTTCCGTTGTACATAATGTGAGCTGCAGCCACTTGGGGTTCTGTAATGTGAATTCGGTGAATGTCGATTATATAATACTTGTGGCGCCCTCAGCGACTCCATAAGGCTCATTCGTTAAATAAGATGGCCTGTCAATAATTTACAAATTTAAGTACGGTGTATGGTATTTTAAAGACAATTACTCCTGAAAAATCAGTCTTGGCGTTAAAGCATGCAAGCTTTTAAAGAgatataatgtaatattaagTTTATTGCCATTATGCTTCCATTATGTTGTAAATGTATTcacctttttaatttttatgaCACTGTTGAAATCACTGAGCTTTTTAGATTTTAAGTAGATTTCAGGCTTCCCCCATGGTCTCTCAATGCCAATTTGCATTTCAatcataaaaaattaaatggaGTTTAGTTTTTCATGCATTTGGATCCATTTGAAGCAAGATAACACATTCCATTTAGCATTTTAAGATGATGTCACATCACGGTTAATTTTATACTAATCCCCATCAAATCTCTAGGATCCATTAGTAACTGTCAATAACGAACTGTGCTTCTGATAGACAGCAGATAGTGTGCAGCGATAATTAGGCTGGAATTGTCGTGTGACAATACAGATGTAACGTAGACCAATAAACAACTCTGATACCTCCTCAGCCTTCACAAAGCAACGGTGACCTGCTCTGGGTTCAAAGAGCATGTTGAATGCTCTGAACATGAAATCCTCTGGGCTGCAAAGGTGTTCATATTTTAACTCGGAGTAAAATCAGCCAGCCAATCAATATCAGCTGTCACTCAGGTCTAGGAATCATCTTgacattgtattttttcctgTTGGACCTTGGACGTACCATCTAACATGAACTAATTTTTGACCGTTTATCATTGCAGGATTCTGCAGCCTACGCCTTGATATTTTGCCAGTTTGCTTTAGAAatttccaatttaaaaaaaaaaaaaaaaaaaaaaaaaaaaaaatgttccggCTCAATTTCATGGGTAGAAACATTAAAATCTTTCTCTGTCTGCCCTTCATTTGTACATATAATATGttgattgaaaaattaatgtaCAGTCTTTTATAATAAACAATTCTATGTACAACATGCATGTGTGGTCACTTCAAAATCAATCAAATAGGATTGAAGGCTTggtttatataaaaaaagcaCAATTGTAGGTTTATTGTCATACACGTCATTGTAGATGTTAAGGCCTTAAGGCGCTGAcgcaccaacccgataatcggccgtcggacagtctggcgaggtcagtgacttgagtctgttcggtgtgttccgagccGTCTTCCGTCGGAGGGGCcttcggcgttcattttggccgacttGACTCGCTGtgtcggagggcgggcagtctGACTCAGTGacctgattggtggagcgctaacccggaaatggcgagcgggatGAGTGACGAACGGCTCtcaactgacctttgttgagctgaaatgaagaccgattcaacAACTGCACtacctatttctcgcttaaaatgttttcagaaacacgtttcggtgaactattttcgtaaaatacgagatcgtatttcgaacaagccgccattatctgtcagctggagaagccagacccacgtgccGCGTTGGTCATttccggttttaatttttttgtattacgtctcgctcacgcgcagaacgtatgctcaagtcggcgtcgcgtCGGTGCGTTTCCGAACCACTTTTTGGACCgtcggggagccgactgatcagtccgactgccttttctgccgtcgggttggtgtgtcgggGCCTTTAGTTGTTACAGGACACTTCGCATTAAATAACATTTCACAAGTTGAAAAGACATTTTGGCCTCTG
The genomic region above belongs to Perca flavescens isolate YP-PL-M2 chromosome 22, PFLA_1.0, whole genome shotgun sequence and contains:
- the abi1a gene encoding abl interactor 1a isoform X5, which gives rise to MAELQMLLEEEIPAGKRALVESYQNLTRVAEYCENNYVQAQDKRKALEETKAYTTQSLASVAYQINALANNVLQLLDIQASQLRRMESSINHISQTVDIHKEKVARREIGILTTNKNTSRTHKIIAPANMERPVRYIRKPVDYTVLDDVGHGVKQHGNNQSIRGGTLSRTNPPTQKPPSPPMSGRGTLGRNTSYKTLEPVKPPTVPNDYMTSPARLGNQHGLQHSPGRTASLNQRQRTHSGSSGGSSSRENSGSSGIGIPIAVPTPSIPNSGPVVAPGPGLGPAPMSQFGTISRQISRHNPSNSSVSMVSATGTYRRAPSVTSQFSLQQQQQLQQQQLQQQQQLQLQQQQQQQQQQPHINGGTPGYGQNSMSIAPPPPPMPQLTPQIPLTGFVARMQESIADTPTPPPPPPPDDLPMFDDSPPPPPPPPVDYEEEDAAVVQYSDPYADGDPQWAPKSYVEKVVAIYDYSADKEDELSFNEGSIIYVIKKNDDGWFEGLSNGVTGLFPGNYVESIMHYAD
- the abi1a gene encoding abl interactor 1a isoform X10 gives rise to the protein MAELQMLLEEEIPAGKRALVESYQNLTRVAEYCENNYVQAQDKRKALEETKAYTTQSLASVAYQINALANNVLQLLDIQASQLRRMESSINHISQTVDIHKEKVARREIGILTTNKNTSRTHKIIAPANMERPVRYIRKPVDYTVLDDVGHGVKQHGNNQSIRGGTLSRTNPPTQKPPSPPMSGRGTLGRNTSYKTLEPVKPPTVPNDYMTSPARLGNQHGLQHSPGRTASLNQRQRTHSGSSGGSSSRENSGSSGIGIPIAVPTPSIPNSGPVVAPGPGLGPAPMSQFGTISRQISRHNPSNSSVSMVSATGTYRRAPSVTSQFSLQQQQQLQQQQLQQQQQLQLQQQQQQQQQQPHINGGTPGYGQNSIADTPTPPPPPPPDDLPMFDDSPPPPPPPPVDYEEEDAAVVQYSDPYADGDPQWAPKSYVEKVVAIYDYSADKEDELSFNEGSIIYVIKKNDDGWFEGLSNGVTGLFPGNYVESIMHYAD
- the abi1a gene encoding abl interactor 1a isoform X9, whose protein sequence is MAELQMLLEEEIPAGKRALVESYQNLTRVAEYCENNYVQAQDKRKALEETKAYTTQSLASVAYQINALANNVLQLLDIQASQLRRMESSINHISQTVDIHKEKVARREIGILTTNKNTSRTHKIIAPANMERPVRYIRKPVDYTVLDDVGHGVKWLKAKQHGNNQSIRGGTLSRTNPPTQKPPSPPMSGRGTLGRNTSYKTLEPVKPPTVPNDYMTSPARLGNQHGLQHSPGRTASLNQRQRTHSGSSGGSSSRENSGSSGIGIPIAVPTPSIPNSGPVVAPGPGLGPAPMSQFGTISRQISRHNPSNSSVSMVSATGTYRRAPSVTSQFSLQQQQQLQQQQLQQQQQLQLQQQQQQQQQQPHINGGTPGYGQNSIADTPTPPPPPPPDDLPMFDDSPPPPPPPPVDYEEEDAAVVQYSDPYADGDPQWAPKSYVEKVVAIYDYSADKEDELSFNEGSIIYVIKKNDDGWFEGLSNGVTGLFPGNYVESIMHYAD